Within Amycolatopsis sp. FDAARGOS 1241, the genomic segment CGCCGCACGTGACGGGCGACGAGGACCTGGCGCACGCGTTCCTCAAGGCACCGCTGACGCCCTGACCGCTTCGGCCCGTTCTGAGCCATTCAGGCGGCGTTCACCGGGAAGCCTTCCGTCGGCCGCGCCGGTCGACTTTGCTGGGCCGAGATCACTCACTCGATACTGGGGTACCTGGTGAAGAAGTCCCGCTCCGTGCTGCGCCGCGCCCTTTTCCCGGCGCTCGGCGCGCTGTTCACCACCGTCGTCACGGTGCCGGCGCACGCCGATCCACTGGCCGCGCCGCTCGGCCCGCCGCCGGTCGAAGGCGCCCGGGTGGCCTCGTCGGCGCGCGAAGCACCCGTCACGGCCGGTGTCACTCCCGACGACGGGATCGAGGCCGGCAGCGCCACCACGTCCGTCGCGCCCGGGCTGCAGCTCACGCAGTTCGACCGCTTCGACCCGGCCGGCTGGATCCGCGGCGACACGCTCACCGTCGACCTCACGAGCAAGGTCCTGAAGCCGACGTACCTGAACCCCGGCACGGTTTCCGCGCGCACACCGCTCTCGCAGCAGCTGGCGCGCACCGGCGCGGTCGCCGGCGTGAACGGCGACTTCTTCGATATCAACGCGACCGGCGCGCCCGAAGGTGTCGGCATCTCCGACGGGCAGCTGCAGAACGCGCCGGTCGCCGGGCACAACACCACCGCCGCAATCACCGACGACGGCCGCGCGAAGCTCACCGACATCTTCCTCGAAGCGTCGGTGACCTTGCCGGGGGGCACACTGTGCCGGCCACGAACTTCAACAGCCCCGTGCTGGGCAAGGACGCGCTCGGCGTCTACACGCCGCTATGGGGCGCTTCGGCGCGCGCGACGTCCGTCGCGGGCGCACAACGCGTCGCCGAGGTCGAGGTGCGCGACGGCAAGGTGACGCAGGTGCGCACCCAGCCCGCCGACGGCCCGATCCCCGCGGGCAGCACGCTGCTGCTCGGCCGCGAGGCCGGGGCGGACGCGCTTGCGGCGCTGAAGGTCGGTGACCAGGTCGGCGTCTCGTACGCGCCGCGTTCCGACGCCGGCAAGATCGCCGTCGCCGTGGGCGGCAACGAGGCGCTGCTCAAGGACGGGCAGCTGCAGCAGGTGGACGACACCACGCTCGCGCCGCGCACCGGCGTCGGCTTTTCGGCCGACGGCACGAAGATGTGGTTCATCACCGTCGACGGGCGGCAGGCCGACAGCCGCGGCATGACCGAGCTCGAACTGGCCCGCCGGCTCATGGCGCTCGGCGCGGACGACGCGATCAACCTCGACGGCGGCGGCTCGTCCACGCTGCTCGCGCGCGGTGAGGGCGAGGCCGCGCCGAGCGTGCGCAACGCTCCGAGCGACGGCGGGGAACGCCTGGTGCCCAACGGGATCGGCATCACAACCGCGCCGGGCAGCGGGAAGCTCACCGGCTTCGCGCCGGCTCCGGCGCAGAACACGAAGAACGCCACACGAGTCCTTTCCGGACTGTCGCGCGTGCTCGTCGCCGACGGCCACGACGAGACGGGTGCGGCCGTCGCGGCGCACCCGCGGTGGACGACGTCGGATCCGGCGCGCGCCACGGTGACCGACAATGTGCTCACCGCTCACGCCGGCCACCGGAACGCCGGCGAGCGCGAAGCGTTTCGGTGACCGCGCGCGACGGCAAGGCTTCGGGCGCGACCACCATTTCGGTGCTGGGCAAGCCGGTTCGCCTAGGCACGAGCACTGTACAGGTCGCGCTCTCGGGTGCCGGCGCGCAGAGCACGTTTCAGGTCTACGGCTACGACGCCGACGGTTACGGCACGTGGGTCGAACCGCGTGACGTCAAACTCGACTACGACCCGGCCGTGGTCGACGTGCAGCCGTCGGGCGACGGGTTCCGGGTCACCGCCAAGGCGGCCTCGGGCGCCACCGCGATCACCGTGCACGCGGGCGGGCTCACCGAGCACCTGGCCGCGTCCGTCGGCACCGAGCCGCACGTGGCGTCTCCTTTGGACGGTCCCGCCGGCTGGAGCGCGGCGGTGTACCCGGCCGTGGTCGGGGCGGCGCTGGCGCCGGCCGAAGGCCACGACGGCGGGCAGGGCCTGGCGCTCGACTACCGCCTCACCGGAACCACGGCCACGCGCGCGGCGTACGTGAACGCGGCGACGCCCCTGGCCGTGCCGTCCGGCACGCAGAAGATCGGCCTGTGGGTCGACGGCGACGGCAAGGGCGCGTGGCTGCGGGCGGAGCTGCACGACGCGGCCAATGTCGCGTCCATCGTGGACCTGTCGCTGAGCGTCGACTGGACCGGCTGGCGCTACGTCACGGCGAACGTGCCCGCGGGCCTGCCCGACGGCCAGCGCCTCACGCGCTTCTACGCCGTGGAGAACGTGCCCGATCAGCAGTACGAGGGCCACCTCGTGTTCGACGACCTGACCTTCGAGGTCGCGCCGTCGACGCCGGTGCCCGCCGACCCGGCCGTGCCCGACCCGGCGCTCGTCACCGACGGCACGCTCGGCACCGGCGGGCTGCGGATCGCCGTCGTCAGCGACGCGCAGTTCACCGCCGACGCACCGGACGGGCCGCTGGTGGCGCAGGCGCGGCGCGCGATGCGGGAGGCCGTGGCAGCGAAGCCGGATCTGGTATTGATCAACGGCGACCTCGTCGACCGCGGCACCGCACCCGACTTCGCGCTGGCGCGCCAGGTGATCGGCGAGGAGCTCGACGGCAAGGTGCCGTGGTACTACGTGCCCGGCAACCACGAAGCCGAGGGCGGCAACGGGCTCGCGAACTTCCAGGCCGCGTTCGGCGTCACGCACCAGGTCGTGGACGTGCACGGCATCCGGCTCGTGCTCCTGGACTCTTCGCGCGGTTCGCTGCGCGCGGGCGGCTTCGACCAGGTGCGGATGCTGCGCGACGTGCTCGATGGCGCCGAGCACGACCGGTCCGTTCGCGGCGTCGTGGTCGCGATGCACCACCCCGTGAAGGACCCGAGCCCAACGGGCAACTCACAGCTGGGCGACCGCAAGGAAGCCGATCTGCTGCAGACGTGGCTCACCGATTTCGAGCAGTCCTCCGGCAAGCAGGCGGCCGCGATCGCGTCGCATGCCGGAGAGTTCAGCCTCTCGCGCACCGACGGCGTGCCGTACCTGGTCAACGGCAACTCCGGCAAGACACCCGCGGCCGCGCCGGGTGACGGTGGGTTCGCCGGCTGGACGCTCGTGCGCGTCGACCCGGCGGCGAAGGACCAGCCGGTGCGGTTCGAGACGCGGCCGAACGTGGACGAGCTGACCGTGTCCGGCCCGGCTTCGCTGCGGCCGGGCGAGCAGGCGCAGCTGACCGCGACCGTCACGCAGGCGGGGCGCGCGGTACCGGTGGCGTACCCGGTGAGCGCGGACTGGAACGGCTTCGCGGCGCACGTCGGCGCGGGCCGGCCGGCACCGTGGGACGTCGTGTCCTACGACCCGGCGACGGGCGTGCTCACGGCACTGCAGCCGGGCGTCGCGCGGATCGCGGTGGCGGTGAACGGCGTGTCGCGAGCACGGACCGTGCTCGTGCGCTGACACCGGTGATCGGGAAACCGGTCGAAAAGTGTCGGTGGTCGCGCCTAGTGTTCGACGGGTGGGAGAGTCAGCGGCGGAATCGGCGCTGGTGCAGGCGAAGGCACTGGTGAAGCGGTTCGGTGAGTTCGAGGCGGTGCGTGGCATCGACGTCGAGGTGCGGCCCGGGGAGGCGTTCGGCTTCCTCGGGCCCAACGGCGCCGGGAAGTCGTCGACGATGCGGATGATCGCGTGCGTGTCGCCGCGCACCGACGGCGACCTGCGTGTGCTGGGGATGGACCCGGACGTGGACGGGCCGCGCATCCGTGCTCGCCTCGGCGTGGTGCCGCAGGAGGACAACCTCGACGTCGAGCTCACCGTGCGGCAGAACCTGCAGATCTACGGGCGTTACTTCGGACTGTCGCGCGCCCACGTGCGGGCGAAGGCCGAGGAGCTGATGGAGTTCGCGCAGCTGAGCGACCGCGCGGAGAAACCGGTCGACTCCCTGTCGGGCGGCATGAAGCGGCGGCTGACGATCGCGCGGTCGCTCGTGAACGACCCGGAGCTGCTGCTGCTCGACGAGCCGACCACGGGCCTCGATCCGCAGGCACGGCATCTGCTGTGGGACCGGCTGTTCCGGCTCAAGGCGCGGGGCACCACACTGATCGTGACCACGCACTACATGGACGAAGCCGAGCAGCTGTGCGACCGGCTCGTCGTCATGGACGGCGGACGGATCGCGGCGGAGGGGTCGCCGGCGGAGCTGATCGCGCGGTACTCGACGCGTGAGGTCGTGGAGCTGCGGTTCGCGCCGGGGGAGCAGGCCGCGGCCGCCGCTGTGGTGGAGGGGCTCGCCGAACGCGTCGAAGTGCTGCCCGACCGCGTGCTGCTGTACACGATGACGGGCGAGGCGACGCTGGAACGAGCCCACGAGCGGGGCCTGCGCCCGGTGTCGAGCCTGGTGCGGCGCAGTTCGCTGGAGGACGTCTTCCTGCGGCTGACCGGCCGGACGCTGGTGGACTGATGACGATCTCCGCGACGGGCCGCGTAGTCGGTCCCTGGCAGGGCGCGTGGCTGCGCGTCGAGGGCCACTGGACCTGGTACCGGCGGCACTGGGTCAGCACGCTGTACTCCACCGGGCTGCAACCGGTGCTGTTCCTGGCCGCGATGGGGCTCGGCTTCGGTTCGCAGGTGCAAGCGGGTCCGGCGACGGGCGGCTTCTCGTACCTCGTGTACGTCGCGCCGGCGCTGCTCGTGGCCGGCGCGACGCAACAGGCCGTGGGCGACTCGACGTACCCCGTGCTGTCGGGGTTCAAGTGGCAGAAGGACTACCTCGCCGTCACGGCCACCCCTGTGTCCGCGGGCCAGCTCCTCGGCGGCCACTTCATCTGGACGACGTTGAAACTCACGCTGGCGGGCGCGATCTACGCGCTGATCGCCGTGTTCTTCGGCGCGTGGCAGAACTTCGGCGCCCTGGCCGTGATCGTCGTCGGCACGCTCACCGGCCTGTCGTGCGCCGCCCCGATGACGGCCCTGGCCGCCAAGACCTTCGACGAGGGCCAGCGCTTCGGCCTGATCTTCCGCTTCGTGGTGATGCCCATGACGCTGTTCTCGGGCACCTTCTTCCCGATCAGCCAGATCCCGCTGTACCTGCGCTGGCTCGCCTGGCTGTCCCCGCTCTGGCACGGCACGCAGCTCGCCCGCGCCACCACCCTCGGGGGCGTAGCGCCGTGGGCCTCGGCTGGGCACGCGGCGTACCTGCTCGCGCTCGTCGCGGTCGGCTGGGGCTTGGCCCACCGCTGGTTCTACCGCCGGCTGGTGGCGTGATGACCGACGTGGAGATCCCCGAGCTCACCGAGCGCCGCGGGTTGCTCATCCGCATCCTGCCGCCCGGAATGTACAGCGGGCGGGCCGGCGCGATCATCGAGCGGGCGATCACCGTGTACGGGCGATCGTGGACGATCCTCGTCTCCGGGGCGCTCGAACCGTTGTTCTACCTGTTCGCGTTCCAGGTCGGGTTCGGCAAGCTCGTCACGAGCGTGCCGGGGCCCGACGGGCAGCCGATGAGCTACGTCGCGTTCGTGGCGCCCGCGCTGCTGGCGTCCTCGGCGATGAACGGTGCTGTCTTCGAAAGCACGTACAACCTGTTCTTCAAGCTGCGCTACGCCAAGACGTACGACGCCATGCTCGCCACGCCCATCGGGCCCCTCGACGTCGCGCTGGGCGAGATCGGCTGGGCGATGCTGCGGGGCGGGCTGTACTCCGTGGCGTTCATGGCCGTCACCGGCGCGCTGGGGTTGCTCACGAGCTGGTGGGCGCTGCTGCTCCTGCCCGTCGCGCTGCTGGTGTCGTTCTCGTTCGCCGCCATCAGCATCACGCTCGTGAGCTACCTGAAGTCGACGTCGCAGTTCGACTACATCCAGCTCGTGCTGATGCCGATGTTCCTGTTCTCCACCACGTTCTTCCCGATCACGGTGTACCCCGAGGCGCTGCAGTGGCTGGTCCGGTGCTTCCCGCTCTACCACGGCATCGAGCTCATGCGCGGTCTCGCCATCGGCTACTTCTCGTGGGGCATGGCGGGCAACCTCGCGTATTTGCTGGTGCTGGCGGCGATCGGCGTCTGGGGCTCCACGCGGCGGATCGCGAAGCTGCTGTTGACGTAAATCCGACCTGACGCAATTC encodes:
- a CDS encoding ABC transporter permease → MTDVEIPELTERRGLLIRILPPGMYSGRAGAIIERAITVYGRSWTILVSGALEPLFYLFAFQVGFGKLVTSVPGPDGQPMSYVAFVAPALLASSAMNGAVFESTYNLFFKLRYAKTYDAMLATPIGPLDVALGEIGWAMLRGGLYSVAFMAVTGALGLLTSWWALLLLPVALLVSFSFAAISITLVSYLKSTSQFDYIQLVLMPMFLFSTTFFPITVYPEALQWLVRCFPLYHGIELMRGLAIGYFSWGMAGNLAYLLVLAAIGVWGSTRRIAKLLLT
- a CDS encoding ABC transporter permease → MTISATGRVVGPWQGAWLRVEGHWTWYRRHWVSTLYSTGLQPVLFLAAMGLGFGSQVQAGPATGGFSYLVYVAPALLVAGATQQAVGDSTYPVLSGFKWQKDYLAVTATPVSAGQLLGGHFIWTTLKLTLAGAIYALIAVFFGAWQNFGALAVIVVGTLTGLSCAAPMTALAAKTFDEGQRFGLIFRFVVMPMTLFSGTFFPISQIPLYLRWLAWLSPLWHGTQLARATTLGGVAPWASAGHAAYLLALVAVGWGLAHRWFYRRLVA
- a CDS encoding ABC transporter ATP-binding protein, coding for MGESAAESALVQAKALVKRFGEFEAVRGIDVEVRPGEAFGFLGPNGAGKSSTMRMIACVSPRTDGDLRVLGMDPDVDGPRIRARLGVVPQEDNLDVELTVRQNLQIYGRYFGLSRAHVRAKAEELMEFAQLSDRAEKPVDSLSGGMKRRLTIARSLVNDPELLLLDEPTTGLDPQARHLLWDRLFRLKARGTTLIVTTHYMDEAEQLCDRLVVMDGGRIAAEGSPAELIARYSTREVVELRFAPGEQAAAAAVVEGLAERVEVLPDRVLLYTMTGEATLERAHERGLRPVSSLVRRSSLEDVFLRLTGRTLVD